One Halobacterium sp. DL1 DNA window includes the following coding sequences:
- a CDS encoding helicase encodes MGSYDLVDVEVTHESADDLFDSLSEDGAYEDHLQSIQAVRLQAGQPDSELRSLKELDENSVKLLEHQVDAAYRALFEMDGKALLADEVGLGKTIEVGMILKEMHFRETDESVLILTPAQLAKQWQAELREKFGLDFVCNYDDEFEDFDAHDYIIASIDTAKSERHRQTVLDRDWDVLVLDEAHYVKNEETDRYDLIDRLSYNYAFFLTATPIQNELTDLYNVVSLLRPGLFGTRDVFHQYFVNSNQETLVNRDELQDRLNKVMIRNRREETDIDFTDRTIDTRTFDPTPKERELYQAVSDYVKGAYSQDQGQKLVLMLLQKEVVSSPVALKETIEKRLYEQSELTHADELESILDLIEDIDTVTKQERLLDIVEEARDTVEMGRVIVFTQFRATQRQVLDRLASEGYTVHAFHGGHSSSEKEQIVEDFEEEGGILVSTDAMSEGRNLQFCNLLVNLGLSWNPMRMEQRIGRVHRIGQKRDVFVFNMALKGTVEEYVLERLYHKIDLFQQSVGELSSILSRLEESGTSFEDQIFDRLVNADSEVDLENDFDAMAVDLQEQRELADKLEEFNNGVFEGFDLGESDD; translated from the coding sequence ATGGGAAGTTACGACCTCGTTGATGTTGAGGTCACACATGAGTCTGCGGACGATCTTTTCGATTCATTGTCTGAGGATGGTGCATACGAGGATCATTTACAGAGCATCCAAGCTGTTCGCCTCCAAGCGGGCCAGCCTGATTCTGAACTCCGGTCGCTCAAAGAGTTGGATGAAAACTCCGTCAAGCTACTCGAACATCAGGTGGATGCTGCCTATCGGGCCCTTTTCGAGATGGATGGGAAAGCCCTTCTCGCGGACGAAGTTGGGCTTGGAAAGACCATCGAGGTCGGGATGATTCTCAAGGAGATGCATTTCCGGGAGACAGATGAATCCGTCCTCATCCTCACGCCTGCACAACTGGCCAAACAGTGGCAAGCGGAACTCCGTGAGAAGTTCGGACTCGACTTCGTTTGCAACTACGACGACGAATTCGAGGACTTCGACGCCCACGACTACATCATTGCGAGCATCGACACCGCGAAGAGTGAGCGACATCGTCAGACGGTTCTCGACCGCGACTGGGACGTTCTGGTCCTCGACGAGGCACACTACGTCAAGAACGAAGAGACGGACCGCTACGACCTGATCGACCGGCTCTCGTATAACTACGCGTTCTTCCTGACGGCGACGCCGATTCAGAACGAACTAACTGACCTGTACAACGTCGTCTCACTTCTCCGTCCCGGACTGTTCGGCACACGCGACGTCTTCCACCAGTACTTCGTGAACAGCAATCAGGAGACACTCGTCAACCGAGACGAACTACAGGATCGGTTGAACAAAGTGATGATTCGGAACCGACGGGAAGAGACGGATATCGACTTCACGGACCGGACTATCGACACACGGACGTTCGATCCGACTCCAAAGGAACGTGAGCTCTACCAGGCAGTCTCTGACTACGTCAAGGGTGCTTACAGCCAAGATCAGGGCCAGAAGCTCGTGCTAATGCTCCTTCAGAAGGAGGTTGTTAGCAGTCCTGTAGCGCTCAAGGAAACGATCGAGAAACGACTCTATGAGCAGTCTGAACTCACCCATGCGGACGAACTGGAGTCCATTTTGGACCTGATCGAAGACATTGATACAGTAACGAAACAGGAGCGCCTTCTGGATATCGTCGAAGAAGCACGTGACACCGTCGAAATGGGGCGTGTGATCGTCTTCACCCAGTTTCGTGCGACGCAACGTCAAGTGCTTGATCGACTCGCCTCAGAAGGGTATACCGTCCACGCGTTCCACGGTGGGCACTCCAGTAGTGAGAAAGAACAGATCGTCGAGGACTTCGAAGAAGAAGGCGGAATCCTTGTTTCAACAGATGCAATGAGTGAAGGCCGAAATCTCCAGTTTTGTAATTTACTTGTCAATTTGGGTCTCAGCTGGAATCCTATGCGTATGGAGCAGCGTATCGGGAGAGTTCACCGAATTGGCCAGAAGCGAGATGTATTCGTTTTCAATATGGCGTTGAAAGGTACGGTCGAGGAGTACGTACTGGAGCGCCTTTACCACAAAATCGACCTGTTCCAACAAAGCGTGGGCGAGCTAAGTTCCATATTGAGTCGGTTAGAAGAGTCGGGAACAAGCTTCGAGGACCAGATTTTCGACCGACTCGTCAATGCTGATTCAGAGGTCGATCTGGAGAATGACTTCGATGCGATGGCCGTCGATCTGCAGGAACAACGAGAGCTCGCTGACAAACTGGAGGAGTTCAACAACGGCGTCTTCGAAGGATTCGACTTGGGGGAAAGCGATGACTGA
- a CDS encoding transposase ISH3, translated as MSKTKQADGEIHEDQLLNFLVNRLDEEVSLSLANNAEITAEDIYEVLVGACADGTSVSTLCASSQNSPAGNTVLYHLRTKFEPERLERVANTLLRKDLDELLPEQVEVCADLHLRPYYGDEDDTDGLYHSVAKRGTTAFHAYATLYARVKNKRYTLAVRRLKDGDTASSVLAEFFGVLDGLDAGVKAVYLDRGFYDSKCLTLLQAHNYAYVIPIIRWGEAIQQELSEGWSRVIQHDLTGKLDGHSWTVDFPVYIDCTYLNGKYDENGVARHGYAADAPFIDSPRDARYHYSKRFGIESSYRLFEQAIATTTTRDPTVRLLYVVVSLLLQNVWRYLHYEYVATPRRGGRRLWWWPYKEFVNMIRRAAWTALAVRRAVPANRPPDDRFHR; from the coding sequence GTGTCTAAAACCAAACAAGCAGACGGTGAGATCCACGAGGACCAGCTTCTTAACTTTCTCGTCAACCGCCTTGACGAGGAAGTTTCGCTCTCGTTAGCCAATAACGCTGAAATCACTGCTGAAGACATCTATGAGGTCCTCGTCGGCGCTTGCGCCGACGGGACCTCTGTCTCTACGCTCTGTGCGTCGAGCCAGAACTCACCCGCTGGGAACACGGTCCTCTACCATCTTCGGACGAAGTTCGAGCCGGAACGGCTCGAACGAGTCGCTAACACGCTCCTGCGAAAGGATCTCGATGAATTGCTCCCCGAACAGGTGGAGGTCTGCGCAGACCTCCACCTGCGGCCCTACTACGGTGACGAAGACGACACAGACGGCCTCTATCACTCGGTAGCGAAGCGTGGAACCACTGCGTTCCACGCCTATGCCACACTCTACGCGCGTGTGAAGAACAAACGCTACACGCTGGCGGTACGCCGTCTCAAAGACGGCGATACCGCAAGTAGTGTCCTCGCTGAGTTCTTCGGTGTCCTCGACGGCCTTGACGCCGGGGTCAAGGCCGTCTACCTTGATCGCGGATTCTACGACAGTAAGTGTCTCACGCTGCTTCAGGCGCACAATTACGCGTACGTGATCCCGATCATCCGGTGGGGTGAGGCGATTCAGCAAGAGCTCTCGGAAGGATGGAGTCGCGTCATTCAGCATGATCTGACGGGGAAACTCGACGGTCACAGCTGGACCGTCGATTTTCCCGTCTACATCGACTGTACGTACCTAAATGGGAAGTATGACGAGAACGGTGTGGCGCGTCACGGCTACGCCGCTGACGCGCCGTTCATCGACTCACCACGGGACGCTCGATACCACTACTCGAAACGCTTCGGTATCGAGTCAAGCTATCGCTTGTTTGAGCAAGCGATAGCGACAACGACAACACGAGATCCAACGGTACGGCTGCTGTACGTGGTGGTGAGTCTCCTCTTACAGAACGTCTGGCGGTACCTTCACTACGAGTATGTGGCGACGCCCCGCCGAGGCGGGCGTCGCCTCTGGTGGTGGCCGTACAAGGAGTTCGTCAATATGATTCGACGAGCTGCGTGGACGGCCCTCGCGGTGCGTCGGGCCGTCCCCGCGAATCGGCCACCTGACGACCGATTCCACCGCTAA